A genomic stretch from Mus pahari chromosome 6, PAHARI_EIJ_v1.1, whole genome shotgun sequence includes:
- the Klhdc7a gene encoding kelch domain-containing protein 7A isoform X2 produces the protein MQLPSKVVLSAAVLLLVTAAYKLYKSRPVPAGQAGRSNKDHKAENETEGLGQLAFQEAPPGTLPRGRRRRKASKGAGTPLDYSLEDPVDSCSLDISRSEEATRKGSDESQGRQCPDSQQVPPPCGAQEAGTDVRGKPNPPHLPHSGCEPTSSSGRLIPGVGGSCVGDKLSPWPDGRPPEETGSGDPEASNGWAEPTLVNGDMNQSWIFTHMTGVSRGEAGVLQAAADTGLATQQQGGATNTSHTFSSVARVQMEENIIQKAEGPGLKGRVYDYFVESMSKAVSRSVPCPAALADAPSPGPGPEALVTRAAFRDQAANTAGGGAPEAASPQPVASPSAPGFSRKVSLLQIAENPELQLQPEGFRMPLPAHLDQKAQLSSACSHGEPHVQLVAGTNFFHIPLTPASALDVRLDLGNCYEMLTLAKRQGLETLKEAAYKVLSDNYLQVLRSTDIYGGLSGAERELILQRRFHGHKRLVVADMCPQEDSGRLCCYDNVQDVWHPLAQLPPEVMSRGCALCTLFNYLFVVSGCQGPGGQPSNRVFCYNPLTAIWSEVCPLNQARPHCRLVALEGHLYAIGGECLNTVERYDPRLDRWTFAPPLPNDTFALAHTATVCANEIFVTGGSLRYLLLRFSTQGQRWWAGPTGGSKDRTAEMVAVNGFLYRFDLNRSLGISVYRCSASTRLWYECATYRLPYPDAFQCAVVDDHIYCVGRRRTLCFLADHISPRLRRGL, from the exons ATGCAGCTGCCCAGCAAGGTGGTGCTGTCCGCAGCTGTGCTGCTCCTGGTAACTGCAGCCTACAAACTCTACAAGTCCAGGCCCGTCCCAGCCGGGCAGGCGGGGAGAAGCAACAAGGAccacaaagcagaaaatgaaacagaGGGCTTGGGACAACTTGCCTTCCAGGAGGCTCCACCGGGGACCCTGCCAAGGGGTCGGAGACGCAGGAAGGCCAGCAAGGGGGCTGGGACCCCACTGGACTACAGCCTGGAGGACCCAGTAGACTCTTGCAGCCTGGACATTTCCAGGTCTGAAGAGGCCACAAGAAAAGGCTCTGATGAAAGTCAGGGCAGGCAGTGTCCAGACTCTCAGCAAGTGCCTCCTCCCTGCGGTGCCCAGGAAGCCGGAACAGATGTTAGAGGTAAGCCcaaccctccccacctccctcattCGGGCTGTGAACCTACGAGCTCCTCAGGCAGACTTATCCCAGGAGTGGGTGGCAGCTGTGTGGGTGACAAGCTCTCTCCATGGCCAGACGGCAGACCCCCAGAGGAAACAGGATCTGGGGATCCGGAAGCCTCCAACGGTTGGGCTGAGCCTACACTGGTCAACGGTGACATGAACCAGAGTTGGATCTTCACCCACATGACAGGAGTCAGCAGGGGAGAGGCCGGGGTCCTCCAGGCTGCTGCAGACACGGGCTTGGCCACGCAGCAGCAGGGAGGAGCCACCAACACCTCCCATACTTTCTCATCTGTGGCCCGGGTCCAGATGGAGGAGAATATTatacagaaggcagagggacCAGGGCTGAAGGGCAGAGTATATGACTACTTTGTGGAGTCCATGTCGAAGGCTGTCTCCAGGTCAGTCCCCTGCCCAGCAGCTCTGGCTGATGCTCCATCCCCTGGGCCTGGACCAGAGGCTCTGGTCACCAGAGCAGCCTTCAGAGACCAAGCCGCTAACACAGCTGGTGGTGGTGCCCCTGAAGCAGCATCCCCTCAGCCTGTGGCATCCCCGTCTGCACCAGGCTTCAGCAGAAAGGTGAGCCTCCTGCAGATCGCTGAGAACCCAGAGCTCCAACTGCAGCCTGAAGGCTTCAGGATGCCCCTTCCTGCCCACCTGGACCAGAAagcccagctcagctcagcctgcaGCCATGGGGAGCCCCACGTGCAGCTTGTAGCTGGGACCAATTTCTTCCACATCCCGCTCACCCCGGCTTCAGCTCTGGATGTCCGCCTGGACCTGGGCAACTGCTACGAGATGCTGACCTTGGCCAAGAGGCAGGGTCTAGAGACCCTGAAGGAGGCAGCCTACAAGGTATTGAGTGATAACTACCTTCAGGTCCTCCGCAGCACAGACATCTACGGGGGCCTGAGCGGAGCAGAGCGGGAGCTGATCCTTCAGCGCAGGTTCCATGGCCACAAGCGCCTGGTGGTGGCAGACATGTGTCCCCAGGAAGACAGTGGCCGCCTCTGTTGCTATGACAATGTGCAGGATGTTTGGCACCCGCTGGCCCAGCTGCCCCCAGAGGTCATGTCCCGGGGTTGTGCTCTCTGTACCCTATTCAATTATCTGTTTGTGGTGTCTGGCTGCCAGGGACCTGGGGGCCAACCCTCCAACCGCGTCTTCTGCTACAACCCCCTGACGGCAATCTGGAGTGAGGTGTGTCCACTGAACCAGGCTCGGCCTCACTGCAGGCTGGTGGCCCTGGAGGGGCACCTCTATGCCATTGGAGGTGAGTGTCTGAATACAGTGGAGCGTTATGACCCTCGCCTGGACCGCTGGACCTTTGCCCCTCCGCTCCCAAACGATACATTTGCCCTGGCACACACAGCCACGGTGTGCGCCAATGAGATCTTTGTCACCGGGGGCAGCCTGCGCTACTTGCTGCTCCGATTCTCGACCCAGGGGCAGCGTTGGTGGGCCGGCCCCACCGGGGGTAGCAAGGACCGCACGGCCGAGATGGTAGCTGTGAATGGCTTTCTTTACCGTTTTGACCTCAACCGCAGCCTGGGCATCAGCGTGTACCGCTGCAGTGCCAGCACCCGGCTCTGGTATGAGTGTGCCACATACCGCTTGCCTTACCCCGATGCCTTCCAGTGCGCCGTGGTGGATGATCATATCTATTGTGTGGGGCGCAGGCGCACGCTCTGCTTCCTGGCGGACCACATCTCGCCCAG GCTACGACGGGGCCTTTGA
- the Klhdc7a gene encoding kelch domain-containing protein 7A isoform X1 has translation MLPTGEGTEGQDWHLDMQLPSKVVLSAAVLLLVTAAYKLYKSRPVPAGQAGRSNKDHKAENETEGLGQLAFQEAPPGTLPRGRRRRKASKGAGTPLDYSLEDPVDSCSLDISRSEEATRKGSDESQGRQCPDSQQVPPPCGAQEAGTDVRGKPNPPHLPHSGCEPTSSSGRLIPGVGGSCVGDKLSPWPDGRPPEETGSGDPEASNGWAEPTLVNGDMNQSWIFTHMTGVSRGEAGVLQAAADTGLATQQQGGATNTSHTFSSVARVQMEENIIQKAEGPGLKGRVYDYFVESMSKAVSRSVPCPAALADAPSPGPGPEALVTRAAFRDQAANTAGGGAPEAASPQPVASPSAPGFSRKVSLLQIAENPELQLQPEGFRMPLPAHLDQKAQLSSACSHGEPHVQLVAGTNFFHIPLTPASALDVRLDLGNCYEMLTLAKRQGLETLKEAAYKVLSDNYLQVLRSTDIYGGLSGAERELILQRRFHGHKRLVVADMCPQEDSGRLCCYDNVQDVWHPLAQLPPEVMSRGCALCTLFNYLFVVSGCQGPGGQPSNRVFCYNPLTAIWSEVCPLNQARPHCRLVALEGHLYAIGGECLNTVERYDPRLDRWTFAPPLPNDTFALAHTATVCANEIFVTGGSLRYLLLRFSTQGQRWWAGPTGGSKDRTAEMVAVNGFLYRFDLNRSLGISVYRCSASTRLWYECATYRLPYPDAFQCAVVDDHIYCVGRRRTLCFLADHISPRFVSKELKGFPSARGTLLPVVLTLPVPDVPQTPV, from the coding sequence ATGCTCCCCACAGGAGAAGGAACAGAGGGCCAGGACTGGCATTTGGACATGCAGCTGCCCAGCAAGGTGGTGCTGTCCGCAGCTGTGCTGCTCCTGGTAACTGCAGCCTACAAACTCTACAAGTCCAGGCCCGTCCCAGCCGGGCAGGCGGGGAGAAGCAACAAGGAccacaaagcagaaaatgaaacagaGGGCTTGGGACAACTTGCCTTCCAGGAGGCTCCACCGGGGACCCTGCCAAGGGGTCGGAGACGCAGGAAGGCCAGCAAGGGGGCTGGGACCCCACTGGACTACAGCCTGGAGGACCCAGTAGACTCTTGCAGCCTGGACATTTCCAGGTCTGAAGAGGCCACAAGAAAAGGCTCTGATGAAAGTCAGGGCAGGCAGTGTCCAGACTCTCAGCAAGTGCCTCCTCCCTGCGGTGCCCAGGAAGCCGGAACAGATGTTAGAGGTAAGCCcaaccctccccacctccctcattCGGGCTGTGAACCTACGAGCTCCTCAGGCAGACTTATCCCAGGAGTGGGTGGCAGCTGTGTGGGTGACAAGCTCTCTCCATGGCCAGACGGCAGACCCCCAGAGGAAACAGGATCTGGGGATCCGGAAGCCTCCAACGGTTGGGCTGAGCCTACACTGGTCAACGGTGACATGAACCAGAGTTGGATCTTCACCCACATGACAGGAGTCAGCAGGGGAGAGGCCGGGGTCCTCCAGGCTGCTGCAGACACGGGCTTGGCCACGCAGCAGCAGGGAGGAGCCACCAACACCTCCCATACTTTCTCATCTGTGGCCCGGGTCCAGATGGAGGAGAATATTatacagaaggcagagggacCAGGGCTGAAGGGCAGAGTATATGACTACTTTGTGGAGTCCATGTCGAAGGCTGTCTCCAGGTCAGTCCCCTGCCCAGCAGCTCTGGCTGATGCTCCATCCCCTGGGCCTGGACCAGAGGCTCTGGTCACCAGAGCAGCCTTCAGAGACCAAGCCGCTAACACAGCTGGTGGTGGTGCCCCTGAAGCAGCATCCCCTCAGCCTGTGGCATCCCCGTCTGCACCAGGCTTCAGCAGAAAGGTGAGCCTCCTGCAGATCGCTGAGAACCCAGAGCTCCAACTGCAGCCTGAAGGCTTCAGGATGCCCCTTCCTGCCCACCTGGACCAGAAagcccagctcagctcagcctgcaGCCATGGGGAGCCCCACGTGCAGCTTGTAGCTGGGACCAATTTCTTCCACATCCCGCTCACCCCGGCTTCAGCTCTGGATGTCCGCCTGGACCTGGGCAACTGCTACGAGATGCTGACCTTGGCCAAGAGGCAGGGTCTAGAGACCCTGAAGGAGGCAGCCTACAAGGTATTGAGTGATAACTACCTTCAGGTCCTCCGCAGCACAGACATCTACGGGGGCCTGAGCGGAGCAGAGCGGGAGCTGATCCTTCAGCGCAGGTTCCATGGCCACAAGCGCCTGGTGGTGGCAGACATGTGTCCCCAGGAAGACAGTGGCCGCCTCTGTTGCTATGACAATGTGCAGGATGTTTGGCACCCGCTGGCCCAGCTGCCCCCAGAGGTCATGTCCCGGGGTTGTGCTCTCTGTACCCTATTCAATTATCTGTTTGTGGTGTCTGGCTGCCAGGGACCTGGGGGCCAACCCTCCAACCGCGTCTTCTGCTACAACCCCCTGACGGCAATCTGGAGTGAGGTGTGTCCACTGAACCAGGCTCGGCCTCACTGCAGGCTGGTGGCCCTGGAGGGGCACCTCTATGCCATTGGAGGTGAGTGTCTGAATACAGTGGAGCGTTATGACCCTCGCCTGGACCGCTGGACCTTTGCCCCTCCGCTCCCAAACGATACATTTGCCCTGGCACACACAGCCACGGTGTGCGCCAATGAGATCTTTGTCACCGGGGGCAGCCTGCGCTACTTGCTGCTCCGATTCTCGACCCAGGGGCAGCGTTGGTGGGCCGGCCCCACCGGGGGTAGCAAGGACCGCACGGCCGAGATGGTAGCTGTGAATGGCTTTCTTTACCGTTTTGACCTCAACCGCAGCCTGGGCATCAGCGTGTACCGCTGCAGTGCCAGCACCCGGCTCTGGTATGAGTGTGCCACATACCGCTTGCCTTACCCCGATGCCTTCCAGTGCGCCGTGGTGGATGATCATATCTATTGTGTGGGGCGCAGGCGCACGCTCTGCTTCCTGGCGGACCACATCTCGCCCAGGTTTGTGTCTAAGGAATTAAAGGGTTTCCCTTCTGCACGGGGCACCCTTCTGCCTGTCGTGCTGACTTTGCCTGTCCCTGATGTGCCTCAGACCCCTGTCTAG